From the genome of Papaver somniferum cultivar HN1 chromosome 2, ASM357369v1, whole genome shotgun sequence, one region includes:
- the LOC113347736 gene encoding serine/threonine-protein kinase orb6-like, giving the protein MEGLKEGENGAATDDEQHQESESEESMEEDEDDEEEEVLGSSSTMEKVAAAKQYIENHYKNQMKNIQERKERRWVLERKLASSDVPREEKINLIKDLERTETEFMRLKRHKICVDDFELLTIIGRGAFGEVRLCREKSSGNIYAMKKLKKSEMVRRGQVEHVRAERNLLAEVASHCIVKLYYSFQDSEYLYLVMEYLPGGDVMTLLIRADTLTEDVAKFYIAQSVLAIESIHKHNYIHRDIKPDNLLLDKNGHMKLSDFGLCKPLDCSTLSAFKEDEPMDGENVRESMDIDGRLPDKANGSMWKSPLEQLQHWQMNRRKLAFSTVGTPDYIAPEVLLKKGYGMECDWWSLGAIMYEMLVGYPPFYSDDPITTCKKIVHWRTHLKFPEEPRLTLEAKDLICRLLCDVDHRLGTAGADQIKAHPWFQDVVWDRLYEMEAAFKPMVNGELDTQNFLKFDELDPPPARTGSGQSRKVLTSKDLSFVGYTFKNFDAIKGLRELKRSNTPTRLPTIEAIFGYSAMDYSTKSSEETERHMLESSGESMSP; this is encoded by the exons ATGGAGGGTTTGAAGGAAGGGGAGAACGGAGCTGCTACTGATGATGAACAACACCAAGAATCAGAATCAGAAGAAtccatggaagaagatgaagatgatgaagaagaagaagtattagGGTCAAGTTCAACTATGGAGAAAGTAGCTGCAGCCAAGCAGTATATTGAGAATCATTACAAAAACCAGATGAAAAACATTCAGGAACGAAAAGAAAG ACGATGGGTGTTAGAAAGGAAGTTAGCTTCTTCAGATGTCCCTCGAGAAGAAAAAATTAATCTGATAAAGGATTTAGAGCGGACAGAGACTGAGTTTATGCGTCTAAAGAGACATAAGATATGCGTAGACGACTTTGAGCTTTTGACAATCATTGGGCGAGGAGCTTTTGGGGAG GTTAGGCTATGCCGAGAGAAGTCAAGTGGCAATATTTATGCTATGAAGAAACTAAAGAAGTCAGAAATGGTTCGAAGGGGTCAG GTTGAACATGTTAGAGCTGAAAGGAACTTGCTCGCAGAAGTTGCCAGCCACTGCATTGTCAAGCTCTACTATTCGTTTCAAGATTCTGAGTACTTATATCTGGTCATGGAATATTTGCCTGGTGGTGATGTGATGACCCTGCTCATCAGAGCAGACACCTTAACTGAAGATGTGGCTAAATTTTACATCGCCCAAAGTGTTCTTGCAATAGAATCCATTCATAAACATAACTACATTCATAG AGACATTAAACCTGACAATCTTCTGTTAGACAAGAATGGTCACATGAAGCTGTCTGATTTTGGTCTCTGCAAACCTCTCGACTGTTCAACATTATCCGCTTTCAAAGAAGATGAACCCATGGATGGTGAAAACGTGAGGGAATCAATGGACATTGATGGACGCTTGCCAGATAAAGCTAATGGCAGCATGTGGAAAAGTCCTCTTGAGCAACTTCAACATTGGCAGATGAACAGGAGAAAGCTG GCATTTTCTACAGTTGGCACACCAGACTATATTGCTCCAGAAGTACTTCTCAAGAAAGGTTATGGCATGGAGTGTGACTG GTGGTCCTTAGGTGCCATAATGTATGAGATGCTTGTTGGTTATCCCCCATTTTATTCTGACGATCCAATCACTACATGCAAAAAG ATTGTGCACTGGAGGACCCACTTAAAATTTCCGGAGGAACCCAGGTTGACACTTGAAGCCAAGGATCTTATCTGTAGGTTACTATGTGATGTTGACCATAGGTTAGGTACAGCAGGGGCAGATCAAATAAAA GCTCATCCCTGGTTTCAGGATGTTGTGTGGGACAGACTTTATGAAATGGAGGCAGCATttaaaccaatggttaatggggAGCTAGATACTCAAAACTTTTTGAAGTTCGATGAA TTGGATCCTCCTCCAGCAAGAACTGGTTCAGGACAGTCGAGGAAG GTGCTAACTTCCAAAGACTTAAGTTTTGTTGGCTATACATTCAAGAATTTTGATGCTATCAAAGGGCTGCGTG AGCTTAAGAGGAGTAATACACCTACAAGACTACCAACTATAGAAGCCATCTTTG GTTATTCAGCAATGGACTACTCTACAAAATCGAGTGAAGAAACCGAAAGGCACATGCTTGAATCATCAGGCGAATCCATGTCTCCATAA